Sequence from the Helianthus annuus cultivar XRQ/B chromosome 13, HanXRQr2.0-SUNRISE, whole genome shotgun sequence genome:
TCCAGTGACTTGAGCTTCTGCCCTCCTGCTGGTGTTGCAAAGGAGACACGTGTAACTGAACTACAAGAACCAATGCACAAACTCTCAATGCTATTTGGACAACAACAACATTGCATGTTGTTACAATGCCATACATCCAAAATCCTAAGAGATGATAGGAGGCTGCTGTTAAAATTATCCCCGTCCCCTATCTCTCCTAAACTCACCAAACCTGAACAATTATGTACGTACAATTTCTTTAAGTTCACAAGAACCTTACTTGCGTCTGCTTCTGATTCCCACAAATACTTTATGTCATTACACCCATTGATTCTTAGTTCTTCAAGTGTCCCAAGATAGTCTATAACACCTCTCCACACGCCATCTGTAAGCCCTAAAATAGATTGTATCTCCAACTTAGTGATGGATGAAGCTGCATGAACCAGATGTCTCAACACACCATCACCACATCTATCTATTTGTAAAACCCTTAGTGAAGGTAGAGCTTCAACTAGGACGTCATTCAGGTTTGGACAATCCTTTATATGAAGCTCTCTAAGGCATGGAAACACTTCATCTAAAATATAATAGTTGGTTGACCACGTCTTCCACCCCGACATATCTTCAAACCATAAAACTTCAAGTGAAGGGAAGGAAACATCGATAGTCCCTGTGAACTCTGAACCTATGTCTTCAACCTCATCCATGCCTTGAATAAACAACTCCTTAAGTGAAGCTAGTTGCCCAAGTGGCGGTAAATATGTACATTTTTTACAGCCACGTATCGACACATGAGTCAACAAATGAAAAGAGGGATCCCCTATCCAGTTTGGAAACTTTGTTCCCCCATATGACACAATTGCAAGCTCTTTCAACCTATCACTGTGAGGTTTCAGTTCACTGATAACCTCTTCTTCGAGTGGCCCCCTTCGAGTTCCATCAAAAACGTAACCCCATTTTAGCTCTAACTTAGAAAGCCTTTTTAGAGATAAGTTCGCCTCCTTTGCATGCATTGCACTTTGTACTTTGTGCAGTCCCTGTATAGAAATTTCCCCATGAAGATTTATTAACCCCTTAAGCTCGGTTATTGTAAAGCCATTATCTCCACCAATGATTATCTTGGTCAGAGTGTGTAGGCTTTCCAACTCGCCGATCCCCAAAGGAAGCTTCTCCAAAAGTGGAGTATCTCTTAAATCGAAATGACGTAGCTTTTGAAGCTTTGAGAAGCTTTTAGGCAACTTAGTCAAACTTTGACACCCAAAAACAATCAATGTCTGTAAGTTATAAAGATTGCCAACATTATCTGGTAACTCTCTGATTTTAGTTTGAGATAAATTAAGATACCTTAAGTGCTTCAAACTGCCAATGAACTCTGGTACCTCACTTATCTCAAAACGACTCAAACAAAGAACCCTTAACAATGCTAACTCCGGAAGTAAATCAACCAAAATCTTATTGGATAGGTAAAAGGTGTCCCAACTATTATTCATCCCAGCAGATACTGCTAACATTGTTCTCAAACTTCTAGCTCTTTTAAATGCCTCAAACTTATGGTAAGCTACATACTCCTCACGAATAAATGAAATGTGGTGGTACTTTGTCGAACCTCTCTTTCTTATCTCCATTTCCTTTTCAAACCGTAAAAAATAATCTTCAGCAACAAATGTGGCCAAGTCGTTCATGAGATTATGCATCACAAAGAAAGATTCATCGTTAGGGGCATGTTGAAAGAACGATTTTGATAACAATATCTCAAAACACTCATGGCCAAAGCGTTCTGGTGACATGTATCCCCTTGATTGGTTTAAATACCCTTCAGCCATCCATAATAAAATCAACTCCTCCTTGTCAAATAAAAAGCCCCTGGGAAACAAGGAGCAATATTCAAACAACGTCTTCAAATGTTGAGAAAGATCATGATAGCTTCGCTTAAGGGATGAAAAAATTTCTTCACTAATTTCTATATCCCATATCTCACTTTTCAACACATCATCCCAATCTTCTGCATTTGTTGTGGTCCTCAATCGTCTTCCAATTGCCTTTAAAGCCAAAGGCAAACCACCACACTTTTCCACAATACTTTCACCCATTTGTTTTAGTGTTGGGTGTGAATCAAAGTTATCTACACCCAATGCATGTAGAGCAAATAAAGACAAAGCATCTTCATGTGACAAAATTTTGAGATGGTCTAGATGACCAATACCACCAAAACCTAGCTTTTTTAGCAATTGATCCTTACGAGTTGTGATGATTATCTTACTTCTACGAGCCACCAAATGAAATGACTGCAATAGGTATTGCCAGTCATCATTGTTCTCACACCACACGTCGTCAAGTACTAGTAGAAATCGTTTTTCCTTCAAATGCTCTTTAAGAGCCACCTGAAGTAGATGTAGATCTGCAAAATCTTTATTCTCTCCGGTCACCGATTGAAAGATGACTTTAGATATCTTGAATATATCAAAATCATTAGAGACATAAACCCATGCCCGGAGTTCAAAGTGACTGTGCAACTGTGGATCATTATACAAAAGTGTAGCTAGAGTGGTCTTCCCAACCCCACCCATACCAACTATGGGTACTATGCTAAAGTTTTCCTTAGATGACCCATCATCCCCTAACAACTTCTTCAGCAATTCTTCTTTCTCAGCAACTCGTCCAACAACATTAGATTCTGGCAAAGAGGTTTCATTTCCTCTATTAGGATCTTTCTGTTTTCCATCTTTCACGGTCAACCCTAGCGCATTTTTTTCCTTATTTATATGTTCTAACCTGGTGGTAATACTATCTAACTTGTGACTCAACCTTTGATCTAGTGAGAAATTTGTGCAGCAAGTTGGGATGATTAGGTTTCTTACCGTGCTTGTGCTTGCTCCTGATAGCTCACGATGCATAGCTTCGGTAGCCACATCGTCAAGTAAGTTGTCGATATCGTAAGCCAAATGTTTGAGCTCACGCAGCCATTGTTTAACAGCTTCATCCTTTACTTCCTTGTCAGCAGCATCTTTCAGCACAGCTTGGATCTGGGACAGTTCTCTCTCCAGATTCTCCAACTCAGTGTAAAATCCCTGAGAACCAACATACTTCTTGAGGGCTACATCAGCAAGCTTCTGAAAAATGACATTGACGAGTGCAGATGCAACGGCTTCAGCCATTGTTATCAGTAAAAAGGGAATTAAGACAAGTAGTTGCTGTGTATGTGAGGAATGTAGATGAGATGAGTGCCCCCTGCACAGTTATTGTTCTATAATAATCACAGTCGAGATAAGTGGCCAGGAGTGGTTTCCAACGTAAACCACGTGAAAACAATATGACAATTTATTGAgaaattttatatgtaatttaaaatgataaatttgatcAAGTGGGTTCTAAATAATTATACTTACAGCTGTTTCTCGATTAGAGGAATAGGTACCGAGAGTGGTTCCCGGAATTAAATATCTAAAGGAACATCATTACaggattattattatttttttaaaggaaaacttcattaaaaaacACCGACCAAGCCCGAAAACCAAGAGGCCACAAAAACAACTACAAACACACTAAATAAATACAAATTTACATCAATCCGTCCAGGAAATTAGATTGTTCTTTACTCTATTTTTGAACCAAAGAAACCCTATAGACCTGACCTCGCTAAAAATAGAATCCACCTTGGCTTCCACCCCTGAAAAAACTGCCTTATTCCGAGCAGACCACAGACACCAAACAGCAGAAACGATAATACCTTAGACCACCGGTTTGATTCTGTTGGCGATATTACTATGCTTATGGATTTCCAGGAGATCTCTGAAAGTGAATGCGAAAATCGGAGAGAGACGGCACCATCTGCTGATTTTCTGCCACATGAGAGAAGCCGTATACACGATGAGAATATATGATCCATAGACTCGGACTCCGATTTACAGAACGGGCACAACCCATCACCTACCATTATACCTCTTCTCCACAAGGCATCCGACGTCAGTAACCGGTTCATCTCGGCCCTCCAGCCGAGGATATTACACTTTAACGGACCCACGAACACCGATCAACAACACAATAATTCCTGTCGCCCGCAGAATCATCGAGGATTTTCTTGACAGAAAATGAGCTCGACTGATCCGGCAACCACGTCTAAGCTGTTGTTTAACGAGACCGCCGATAAAGAGCCCAACAAGTCTTCAAACTCAGCCCGTTCTCCCGGCAGATCAGGATTGTGCCTCCACAGCCAATTGCCCTCCAACCGATCCCGAACACAGCATGTCTTAACCACCTCAAGGGAAAAAAGGAGCGGGTAGACCTCCCTTAATGGGACGTCTTTCAGCCAAGGATCCAACCAGAACAGAATACGATCTCCCCGGCCCACTTTCCCCTTAAAAAAGCCCCGAATACGAACATTATCAGCAACGGGCTTAGAATAACAGCCGCAATACTGGCCCAGACACCACGGACCGACTTGTTAACGGGGAGAAACGACCAATTAGAGCCTCCCGAATGGATCGCTTCCACTACCCTGACCCAAAGGTTATTATTCTCTTTTTTGAATCTCCAACCCTATTTGCAAAGAAGAGCCCGGTTGACATTAGATAATTTACTAATGCCCAAACCCCCCAGTTTGACAGGAATTGATAATCTCTCCCAGGCCACCCAATGGGTTTTCCTGATTTCGCAAGATCCCCCccacaaaaattttttttatcatcCGTTCCAGATCCTTGATAACCTTGACCGGCGCTTTATAGAGAGAGAAGTAATAGTTGGGGAGACTAGCTAGGACAGACCGAATGAGAGTAACTCTCCCGCCAATAGAGAGAAAAGAGGACTTCCACAACGCTAGTCTTGATTCAAAGATATCTAAACGGGCCTCCAGTTTCCAATCCGATTCATGTTCGCCCCCACCTTGAGACCGAGATATTTGAACGGAAGAGAATCTGGCTTACACCCAACACTATCCGCCATACTCTCCACACCCGAAGCGTCCACCCCAATACCAAACAAAGAAGACTTCCCAATATTAATGCGCAAACCCGAAAACAAATGGAAACAACGCAAAACTCTCACAATATTACACGCATTACCCAAGCTCCAATCTCCAATAATGAGGGCGTCATCCGCAAAGAACAAGTGAGAGAGGGTGGGCCCATCATTAGGAAGACTAATGCCTGTCACGATGCCGAGATTCAGAGCCTTGTCAAAGAGGCATGACAACGCTTCCATAACCACCACAAACAAGAAGGGAGAGATAGGGTCACCTTGTCTCATCCCCTTGCCACATTTAAACTCGAAGGTGGGCGCACCATTAACCAAAACGGAAGCCCTAGCCGAAGAAAGGATACCCCAAATCCACTTACGCCACCTAACCCCGAAACCCATTTGTCGGAGAATATCTATCACAAACCCCCAGTTGATATTGTCATACGCCTTTTCGAAGTCAATTTTGAAGAGCAACGCTTCCTTCTTACCTTTTTTTCAGCCAAGAGCACACCTCATTGATGACAAGGGGAACGTCCAAGATGAATCTGTCACTCAAGAAGGCAAACTGGCTTTTGGAGATAATCGAACCTAAAACCACCTTTAACCTGTTAGCAAGGATCTTAGAGATCACCTTGTTAACCACCCCCACCAGACTGATAGGGCGGTAGTCACCAAGACCGGAGGGATCTCTAGTTTTGGAACCAGAGCAATAAAAGACGACCCACACGCAGCATTTATCTGACCGGTTTTAGGGGTTAGACCATTGCGTATGGGAGGATAGTCTCTAAATAGACTATCCTCCACATAAGCGCGACGTAAGCATAGGAGGAGGACCATCCCCTTGGAGACTATCCAAGGGTGTGGTGGATGTTCCTTctctattttttattattatttatttgatttaattaattaatgtaaacaaagtaaataaaaataaaaaagttacatttaaataaaacctaaaaaaacaacCTAAAGttacttttaaataaaaaaaacacacctaaaataacctaaagttacatttaaataaaaagaCACACCTAAGAAAAACTAAAGTTACATTTAAAAAAACTACACTCCCCCACTCCATTTTTTCCTAATTTTTTCCTTCATCATTTGTAAAATGGGACGGTCTTTCGGTGGATATTCGCGAAGGTCGGTGGTCATTATTTTCCATTGGGTTGAACGGGTATTGGTTGAAAGCGTTTGGCATTTGTTGGTAACCCGCAAAATCATTGTCCATTACGGGTGTGTAGCCAGATGACGAAAACGGGTGTGAACTTGAGTTGAGATTATTTGGGTTGTAGGGATCCATAATTTTTTTAAGGTTGggagatgttttttttttataaaaatgggagAAAAGTGGAAGTATTTTGGTAAAAAAGTGGGGTGAAAAGGGGTTTAATTTATAGTGGTGtggtgaatttttttttaaagtatgCAGGTTACCGTTTGGGGGccaccccattcaaatttcttggcCCGTCTCCATCGTCACAATTGTGACGGAAGTGACTCGACGGCCCTAAGGGGGCCGGTGTGTGACATGGCTTAGGGGGGAGGGGGGGCAACCCTGTGCCGAACCCCATACCCATTGGTCTTACTAAATACACCCTCCTAATTACTAACTATACACCCCTCCTATAAAAACATCACATCATTACATCACAAATcaacccatggcattatagcctagtggtatcttggtggtaTGCTAAGATTTATGatcattaggtcatgggttcaattccCAGAAATGGGGTTTTtctcagatttattgggtttcctcctgaattggtgtataggcattatttgtctagtggagatggatatgatcgggtggttctgctggtggcacgatgatactccagtggtccgtcagtgatccaaatttgccgttcaaaaaaatattaCATCACAAATCAACATTTTATTGTTTTGTTGTCTTTTTGTTCTctttttagttattattattattattattattattattattattattattattattattattattattattattactagtaatcatttattattattatagtaattattattattactttaaaaatatttcttttaataaaaattatttattaaatttcttttaacgaacttggttttaaaatttttttaacgAATTCGGTTtttaagtaaaataattcgagctaagacgagccgagctacaaagcgagccaaaccgagccaatttgattcgttacgagccgagccgagctaggctcactttctaactgagccgagccggctcggctcacttttaaACCGAACCATTTAGAGCAAgttttttccgagctaaatccgaaCGAGCTTCGAGCGAGATGCGAGCTTTTTGGACAACCCTATCCATGCGTATGTTACACGCATACATAACGTGTTAGGAGATGGAAACTGTGGATTTCGGGCGACGACTTCTACTCTAAGGTACAATAAAGATGAATGGTTATTTATCTGAAGATCACTGTTGGAAGAGCTACTTCAGTTTAGAAATAAGTACACTAAAGCTTTCTGTGGCTCATTTGAAAATGTGTTTACGTCCTTGGCTTGGTCAGGGTCGGGGCTTACACCAAAAAAACATTGGAGGATTATGCTAGAGGCAGGATTCTTGATTGCGAACAAGTTTAACGTAATCATTCAATTTTTATCTAAAGAAAAAAGAAACAGTTCGACTTGTTTTTCGCTTTGGAGAGGCACTTACCAGTTCccagaaaaaaaaaattcaattgcACACATGAATGGTGGCCATTTTATAATGGTAGAATTGCAAGGAGGGTATCCAGTTGCCACCACAAACAACCTATGGATATTAAATAGAGAAAATAATGCGGCTGGCTGAGGGAATATATTTAAATCACGTCAAAATATGTATAATTCTTGGATAGCACAACCTGCTACATATTACGTAGTAGATTAAAGCCCGGTATGTAAATGTTTAATGATATAATTTTGTAAGAATGCACTAATTTTTTTTATAGTTTCTGTTACTACTATAAATGTAATTGGataaataattaattataataataactagttgtaataataataataataataataataataataataataataataataataataataataataagtaataTATAACTAATTACTaaataaaagattaaaaaataCAAATCAAAAAGCTAAAACTTAACAAAAGTTATTaactaaaagacaaaatagacAAACGAACAGAATAAAATTATTAATTGATGTGATGATTTTATAGGGGAGGGGgtgtaaaataaataatcatCTCCAACACCCACCTACAACCACACCCCACCTgcaaccaccaacaccaccatccaCCTGCCACCATGACCTGACCTAAACAACCTCCTCCCTGACCTTAAAACCTCCTTCGGGGTGATACTTTCAATAATACTTCGTCCTCAATTTAGAACTTAAGAGGTTTTCGCCTcttgtcagcatagctcttctgcctatcacggACAACTTTAAGCCTATCATGGATCTGAATAATCTTGCTTGTGGTCTCCAGTACTGTCTCAGGTCCTGACAGTTGGCTTTCTCCATATTCAACCCAACAAACGGGCGCTCTACATTTTCTCCCATACAATGCTTCACATGGAGCGGCCTTGATACTcgtatgataactattattgtaggagaattcaatttgGGGTAAATGATCATctcaactaccacctaaatcaacgacacatgctctcagcatgtcttctaatgtttgaatgGTCTGCTCACTTTGTCCATCAGTCTGTGGATGGTAAGTCGTACTGAAATTTAatcgtgtgcccaaagattgttgatAACTTTTTCAAAAATGTGACgcgtatctagtatctctatcggatacTATAGATATTGGCATTCCATGTAAGGACACAATATTGTccacatataatttggctaatttaTCGGAACTAAAAGTTTCCTTGATTGGCAGaaatgggctgacttagtcagtctgtcgacAATAACCCAAATCGTGTCATTGCCACGTTTGGTCTTTGGTAGCTTAGTAAtcaaatccatagttaccatctcCCATTTTCATGTGGGAATTTCAAGTTGTTGTAACAGTtctgacggtttctgatgttcggctttaacttacCAACACGCCAGACACTTAGCTACATATGTGGCTATGGATTTCTTCATACCCATCCACCAATAATTCTttttcaaatcttggtacattttgtcttgTTGCtgcccccgacccctaccccgggagcggtAGCCGCGATACACACAgcgggtggtatcggtgtttattgaTTTGCCAGCAGAATTTAaaacatcaggaccgtagttagaaaataaatttcagagtttcaaaacaccagacttttataataaataaatgggataGAACCTATGTTCTATTGaaaatacatttatagggataaaccctagttgctgaaaacataaatttttgtttaggtaacttttatagtcactactttaagccttcagtgctcaaCGGCTGGTttctattagcttcacattaagttacctgaaacgcgttttaaaaagattttatcagcaagaaatactggcgggTGCAttccagtttaatcaaaataagattttataactttacagtattaagagcgattacaatgtttatatctaccaatatACTCATTTAGTATTTGTCATGTTAACAGTTCCATGACTGTGgttattactcattggctaactcgttgtccaatagtaACGTCTTTAccagtagtgtatacaaaaccccatatacCGACATCAATTGTGAAATatatagactcaatcactgtaagtataactgaaaacatttgaggttttttAAAAACAGTCTactagaaaaagagaatgactcactttgtagaCTTAGATAATTCTACAGCTTCCTGGTGGTGTTCCTGATTAATTtctacggagccctagatcaatcgggtagggtaacgaaTTAGTGATCGAGGAGTCCTTTATGTAGGTAACAAGCCCGGAAAGAGAAGAGCACTCATTCGGGAATTTTATTCAAACCAAGTCAGCACGTTCCACCAAATGCATCTAGTCCATAAGCAGCTAAAGAAGATGTGGTATGGATTTTCAACTCCAATACTGCAACGGGGTCACGGAACATCATGCACCGGGACGCCCCTATGGGCTAAACCTTCTCTGAACGCTATTTATATTTTGGTTCTAACTTCTAAGTTATATTCTTGGGCATGGAGGAAAGCAGGTTTAAGAAAAAAATAACGATGAATATCAAAATCTAACACACCCTTTAAAATTAATACATCCATAACTAAAATAAATGATACGGCACAAAATTAAATTCTATTGGTTTTGTTTGAAATCATTTAACAGGGATTGAATAATATTTGAAAAGTGTTACCTTTGGTGTCGAAATATCCAATTGATGGTGAACATATTTTAGTATTATTTGAGCACAGTCAAGATAAGTGGCCAGGAGTGGTTTCCAACGTAAACATGTGAAAACAATAGGATAATTTATTGAgaaattttatatgtaatttaaaatgataaatttgatcAAGTGGGTTCTAAATAATTATACTTACAGCTGTTTCTCGATTAGAGGAATTTTGCATATGGTATAGAGAGTGGTTTCTAGATGGATCATGCTAATTACACATGGCCAAAATTATTTTCATACCCCTAAACGTCGCGTTATGGCTAAAGTGAGACGCTTAGGGCGACAAAAGTTGATACGAGGTTTCGAATGACCAACTGATTGACAGACTGACAGACataaaggtgatacgaggtttcaGTGTGCCCAtgaaccctaagcgccgcgctttggccatagcgcggcgcttcgaTCCCAAATGTTGGCTTTAAATCCCTGGCCAGACTCGACATTCATCACTCGGATTGTTTTTTGTCGAtcttctttgctctattagttacattttttgaaaaaacgatgtcgtggttcagtaactatcttttcggtcaatattctgacgaatcagttgttcctgattcttacgaggggaccgctatttctgactcgtttgagaaacCAGTGTCGTCCAACTTAAGGGAGACAGAGGCtgtatctggcattcgttatcgtgataacacggtgc
This genomic interval carries:
- the LOC110927203 gene encoding putative disease resistance RPP13-like protein 1, producing the protein MAEAVASALVNVIFQKLADVALKKYVGSQGFYTELENLERELSQIQAVLKDAADKEVKDEAVKQWLRELKHLAYDIDNLLDDVATEAMHRELSGASTSTVRNLIIPTCCTNFSLDQRLSHKLDSITTRLEHINKEKNALGLTVKDGKQKDPNRGNETSLPESNVVGRVAEKEELLKKLLGDDGSSKENFSIVPIVGMGGVGKTTLATLLYNDPQLHSHFELRAWVYVSNDFDIFKISKVIFQSVTGENKDFADLHLLQVALKEHLKEKRFLLVLDDVWCENNDDWQYLLQSFHLVARRSKIIITTRKDQLLKKLGFGGIGHLDHLKILSHEDALSLFALHALGVDNFDSHPTLKQMGESIVEKCGGLPLALKAIGRRLRTTTNAEDWDDVLKSEIWDIEISEEIFSSLKRSYHDLSQHLKTLFEYCSLFPRGFLFDKEELILLWMAEGYLNQSRGYMSPERFGHECFEILLSKSFFQHAPNDESFFVMHNLMNDLATFVAEDYFLRFEKEMEIRKRGSTKYHHISFIREEYVAYHKFEAFKRARSLRTMLAVSAGMNNSWDTFYLSNKILVDLLPELALLRVLCLSRFEISEVPEFIGSLKHLRYLNLSQTKIRELPDNVGNLYNLQTLIVFGCQSLTKLPKSFSKLQKLRHFDLRDTPLLEKLPLGIGELESLHTLTKIIIGGDNGFTITELKGLINLHGEISIQGLHKVQSAMHAKEANLSLKRLSKLELKWGYVFDGTRRGPLEEEVISELKPHSDRLKELAIVSYGGTKFPNWIGDPSFHLLTHVSIRGCKKCTYLPPLGQLASLKELFIQGMDEVEDIGSEFTGTIDVSFPSLEVLWFEDMSGWKTWSTNYYILDEVFPCLRELHIKDCPNLNDVLVEALPSLRVLQIDRCGDGVLRHLVHAASSITKLEIQSILGLTDGVWRGVIDYLGTLEELRINGCNDIKYLWESEADASKVLVNLKKLYVHNCSGLVSLGEIGDGDNFNSSLLSSLRILDVWHCNNMQCCCCPNSIESLCIGSCSSVTRVSFATPAGGQKLKSLDISLCNEQMEIINNTGMPMLEYVFIYRWRNLKSITDMSYFKHITHLELYSCLSIETFPDLELSKLTSLQFLLIEKCPSMDSSFPRGLWPPKLVSLGIGGLKKPILEWGYQNFPTSLVSLTLCDEPEVSNLNQLSHLLPSSLTHLGIEEFDNLESPSEGLQHLTHLQHLSIEKCPKMKHLPETLLPSLLSLIIEECPYLEERCNGRGSRYWPLISHIPRIEIESSDSD